The Columba livia isolate bColLiv1 breed racing homer chromosome 21, bColLiv1.pat.W.v2, whole genome shotgun sequence genome has a segment encoding these proteins:
- the LOC102084244 gene encoding complement C1q subcomponent subunit C isoform X1: MLQNTKMGQSFWQQLCLALALLLNLGSAVAQDAPHRCYGTPGLPGMPGVPGKDGRDGLKGAKGEPGIPATPATRGPKGMKGEPGSPGVPGKMGLIGPPGPPGDPGVMGLPGEPGLPGVYKQRHQSAFSVTRQTIQPPLSDVPVVFNHVITNINDDYDTTTGKFTCRLPGLYYFVYHTSQNANLCVALYKNMSKMVSFCEHKTNTMQVSSGGVLLHVEAGHEVWLEVNEYNGMVGTGNSDSIFSGFLLFPD; the protein is encoded by the exons ATGCTCCAGAACACCAAAATGGGACAGAGCttctggcagcagctctgcctggcccttGCCCTCCTCCTGAATCTGGGGTCTGCTGTGGCTCAAGATGCCCCTCACAGATGCTATGGGACTCCAGGCCTGCCTGGCATGCCGGGTGTGCCGGGCAAGGATGGCCGGGATGGGCTGAAGGGAGCCAAAGGAGAGCCAG GCATCCCAGCCACTCCTGCAACACGAGGTCCCAAGGGCATGAAAGGGGAACCGGGCAGCCCTGGTGTGCCAGGCAAGATGGGCCTCATTGGCCCCCCTGGTCCCCCTGGAGACCCTGGGGTCATGGGCCTGCCCGGAGAGCCAGGTTTGCCAGGCGTCTACAAGCAGAGGCACCAGTCAGCATTTTCAGTGACGAGGCAGACCATCCAGCCCCCCTTGAGTGACGTCCCCGTGGTGTTCAATCACGTCATCACAAATATCAACGATGACTATGACACCACCACGGGCAAGTTCACCTGCAGGCTTCCCGGCCTCTACTACTTCGTCTACCACACCTCACAGAATGCCAACCTCTGCGTTGCCCTGTACAAGAACATGAGCAAGATGGTCAGCTTCTGCGAGCACAAGACCAACACCATGCAGGTCAGCTCTGGTGGGGTCCTCCTCCACGTGGAAGCTGGGCATGAAGTCTGGCTGGAGGTGAATGAGTACAACGGCATGGTGGGCACTGGCAACTCTGACAGCATCTTCTCAGGGTTCCTGCTCTTCCCGGACTAG
- the C1QA gene encoding complement C1q subcomponent subunit A has protein sequence MQPVLWLVTSALAAVLGTAQLEESVCLAPNGREGFPGVPGLDGRPGQKGDVGEPGKSTPRTGIRGFKGDQGEPGIPGLPGKQGYQGPHGPPGIPGQPGPKGVQGKAANVLEQPRPAFSASRRSPPSVGRTVVFDNIITNQESSYSPQTGLFTCHVPGLYYFAFQVVSTGDLCLSITKNRENVVKFCDHNSRNILQVNSGSSVLSLAKGDQVSVSTDSARGSIYSGSEADSVFSGFMLFPQKG, from the exons ATGCAGCCCGTGCTTTGGCTGGTGACCAGCGCCCTGGCAGCGGTGCTGGGCACAGCGCAGCTGGAGGAGAGCGTGTGTTTGGCACCCAACGGCCGGGAAGGCTTCCCGGGAGTCCCTGGCCTTGATGGGAGGCCGGGGCAGAAGGGTGACGTGGGAGAACCAG GGAAATCAACACCGAGGACAGGCATCCGAGGATTCAAAGGGGATCAAGGTGAACCAGGGATTCCTGGTCTACCAGGGAAACAGGGCTACCAGGGCCCGCACGGCCCCCCGGGGATCCCAGGCCAGCCAGGGCCGAAAGGGGTCCAGGGCAAGGCTGCCAACGTCCTGGAGCAGCCACGTCCTGCCTTCTCTGCTTCACGGAGGTCCCCACCATCTGTGGGCAGGACAGTGGTGTTTGACAACATCATCACCAACCAGGAGAGCTCCTACAGTCCCCAGACCGGGCTGTTCACTTGCCACGTCCCCGGGCTCTACTACTTTGCCTTTCAGGTGGTCTCCACTGGGGACCTCTGCCTGAGCATCACCAAAAACAGGGAGAACGTGGTCAAATTCTGCGACCACAACAGCCGCAACATCCTGCAGGTGAACTCAGGCAGCAGCGTCCTCAGCCTGGCCAAGGGCGACCAGGTCTCTGTGAGCACTGACTCTGCCAGGGGCAGCATCTACAGTGGCTCTGAGGCAGACAGCGTCTTCAGCGGCTTCATGCTCTTCCCACAGAAGGGCTGA
- the LOC102084244 gene encoding complement C1q subcomponent subunit C isoform X2, protein MGQSFWQQLCLALALLLNLGSAVAQDAPHRCYGTPGLPGMPGVPGKDGRDGLKGAKGEPGIPATPATRGPKGMKGEPGSPGVPGKMGLIGPPGPPGDPGVMGLPGEPGLPGVYKQRHQSAFSVTRQTIQPPLSDVPVVFNHVITNINDDYDTTTGKFTCRLPGLYYFVYHTSQNANLCVALYKNMSKMVSFCEHKTNTMQVSSGGVLLHVEAGHEVWLEVNEYNGMVGTGNSDSIFSGFLLFPD, encoded by the exons ATGGGACAGAGCttctggcagcagctctgcctggcccttGCCCTCCTCCTGAATCTGGGGTCTGCTGTGGCTCAAGATGCCCCTCACAGATGCTATGGGACTCCAGGCCTGCCTGGCATGCCGGGTGTGCCGGGCAAGGATGGCCGGGATGGGCTGAAGGGAGCCAAAGGAGAGCCAG GCATCCCAGCCACTCCTGCAACACGAGGTCCCAAGGGCATGAAAGGGGAACCGGGCAGCCCTGGTGTGCCAGGCAAGATGGGCCTCATTGGCCCCCCTGGTCCCCCTGGAGACCCTGGGGTCATGGGCCTGCCCGGAGAGCCAGGTTTGCCAGGCGTCTACAAGCAGAGGCACCAGTCAGCATTTTCAGTGACGAGGCAGACCATCCAGCCCCCCTTGAGTGACGTCCCCGTGGTGTTCAATCACGTCATCACAAATATCAACGATGACTATGACACCACCACGGGCAAGTTCACCTGCAGGCTTCCCGGCCTCTACTACTTCGTCTACCACACCTCACAGAATGCCAACCTCTGCGTTGCCCTGTACAAGAACATGAGCAAGATGGTCAGCTTCTGCGAGCACAAGACCAACACCATGCAGGTCAGCTCTGGTGGGGTCCTCCTCCACGTGGAAGCTGGGCATGAAGTCTGGCTGGAGGTGAATGAGTACAACGGCATGGTGGGCACTGGCAACTCTGACAGCATCTTCTCAGGGTTCCTGCTCTTCCCGGACTAG